One genomic window of Niveibacterium sp. SC-1 includes the following:
- the upp gene encoding uracil phosphoribosyltransferase, whose protein sequence is MPVVEVTHPLVKHKIGLMREADISTKKFRELTAELARLLAYEATKDFELERVTIAGWAGPVEIDCLKGKKVTVVPILRAGLGMLDGVLDMIPSAKVSVVGIARNEETLMPEPYFERFVGQLDERMAMIIDPMLATGGSLISTIDMLKRNGCKHVRALVLVAAPEGIAALQAAHPDVLVFTAAVDSHLNEHGYIIPGLGDAGDKIFGTKN, encoded by the coding sequence ATGCCCGTAGTTGAAGTCACCCATCCCCTGGTCAAACACAAGATCGGCCTCATGCGCGAGGCCGACATCTCCACCAAGAAGTTTCGCGAACTCACGGCCGAACTGGCCCGCCTGCTGGCCTACGAGGCCACCAAGGATTTCGAGCTGGAACGGGTCACCATCGCCGGCTGGGCCGGTCCGGTCGAGATCGACTGCCTCAAGGGCAAGAAGGTCACCGTGGTGCCCATCCTGCGTGCCGGCCTGGGCATGCTCGACGGCGTGCTGGACATGATCCCCAGCGCTAAGGTCTCCGTGGTGGGCATCGCCCGCAATGAAGAGACGCTGATGCCCGAGCCCTATTTCGAACGCTTCGTGGGCCAGCTCGACGAGCGCATGGCGATGATCATCGATCCGATGCTGGCCACCGGCGGCTCGCTTATCTCGACCATTGACATGCTCAAGCGCAACGGCTGCAAGCATGTGCGCGCACTGGTGCTGGTGGCGGCACCCGAGGGCATCGCGGCACTCCAGGCGGCCCATCCGGACGTGCTTGTTTTTACCGCCGCGGTGGACAGCCACCTCAACGAACACGGCTACATCATTCCCGGCCTCGGGGATGCCGGCGACAAGATCTTCGGCACCAAGAACTGA
- a CDS encoding HD domain-containing protein: MDLAFRAMQFARHAHRDQVRKYTGNPYAEHLGEVAGIAVTVASQYAPLDPQVIVAAAWLHDCMEDCGVQLETLQAEFGDEVAQGVLLLSDLETGNRAQRKAASRERLSRAPAWVQSIKVADLISNTQSIALHDPNFARLYLREKRLLLDVMTEADPRLVAIARAQAAAPKASPALPDPESAD, translated from the coding sequence TTGGACCTCGCCTTCCGCGCCATGCAGTTTGCCCGCCACGCGCATCGCGATCAGGTGCGCAAATACACCGGCAATCCCTACGCCGAACATCTGGGTGAGGTTGCGGGTATCGCGGTGACAGTGGCTAGCCAGTACGCGCCGCTCGATCCGCAGGTCATCGTGGCCGCCGCCTGGTTGCATGACTGCATGGAAGACTGCGGCGTGCAGCTCGAAACCCTGCAGGCGGAGTTTGGCGACGAGGTGGCGCAAGGCGTGCTGCTGCTCTCCGATCTCGAAACCGGCAACCGCGCGCAGCGCAAGGCGGCCTCGCGCGAACGACTCTCACGCGCACCCGCCTGGGTGCAGTCGATCAAGGTCGCGGACCTGATCAGCAACACGCAGTCGATCGCCTTGCACGATCCGAACTTCGCGCGCCTCTACCTGCGCGAGAAACGCCTGCTGCTCGACGTGATGACCGAGGCCGATCCGCGCCTGGTCGCGATCGCACGAGCCCAGGCTGCAGCGCCCAAGGCATCGCCCGCCCTGCCCGATCCAGAATCGGCCGACTGA
- a CDS encoding carbohydrate-binding module family 20 domain-containing protein has translation MKFASPVRARSRSRAGALVRAAFLSAALGLPALASAQSTARTAFVQLFEWKWTDVAKECASYLGPKGFAAVQVSPPNEHNWISSGDGAPYPWWMRYQPVSYSLDRSRSGTRAEFIAMVNQCKAAGVGIYVDAVINHMSAGNSGTSSAGRGWSWHNYPGLYGVNDFHSPVCGISNSDYTGSIDNVQNCELSGLQDLNTSTSYVRGKIADYLVDLANIGVAGFRVDAAKHMSPTDLGAIIDNVNARVGTNKPFWFLEVIGASGEVVQPSQYFGLAGGAATVTEFAFGPKLYDKFAGGGKLADLKTFGESWGLMGSSKAIAFVDNHDKQRNHGGGGNYITYHSGSTYDLANVFMLAWPYGYPALMSSYAFNRSSTFDTSYGPPFNSDGSTKGPWDGGVTSPACFNQSVGGWVCEHRWRSIGNMVSFRNATVANWTVTDWWDNGNNQVAFGRGNKGFVAINKEGTALTRTFKTSLPAAKYCDVISGDYDATAKTCSGTVVTVDASGNVTMTVPANGAAAIHVDAVVGTTPPPAGASLTVRAQGVTLGSGESVYVVGDAAALGAWSPCSATKLSAGNGEYSATLSVPASTAVQYKFIKYSNCNSASWEAGNNRSTTTAATGGSSSVCGVFGSTAACTTTGTTANVNFTVQGAAPASGQVVYVTGNVAALGNWAPCSAVPLTVGSDGSYSASVALPAATAVQYKFLKFSSCSSPSWEAGNNRAVTTPAAGGSAAVCGVFGSTAGCSTGGTTASVTFNVSASVVSGQSVYVLGSIPALASWNTANALALASTGTSNWSKTLELPPSTSFEYKYIKKDSAGNVTWESGSNRVVTSAAAGVAQTLNDSWK, from the coding sequence ATGAAGTTCGCATCACCTGTCCGGGCGCGTTCGCGCTCCCGGGCTGGCGCGCTTGTGCGCGCCGCCTTTCTCTCCGCCGCGCTGGGCCTGCCCGCGCTGGCTTCCGCCCAAAGCACCGCACGCACGGCCTTCGTCCAGCTGTTTGAGTGGAAGTGGACCGACGTGGCCAAGGAGTGCGCCAGCTATCTCGGCCCCAAGGGGTTCGCGGCGGTGCAGGTTTCGCCGCCGAACGAACACAACTGGATCAGCTCCGGCGACGGCGCGCCCTATCCGTGGTGGATGCGCTACCAGCCGGTGAGCTACAGCCTGGACCGTAGCCGCAGTGGCACCCGTGCCGAGTTCATCGCCATGGTGAACCAGTGCAAGGCCGCGGGCGTCGGCATCTACGTGGATGCGGTCATCAACCACATGTCCGCCGGCAACAGCGGCACCTCCAGTGCCGGCCGCGGATGGTCGTGGCACAACTACCCGGGGCTGTACGGCGTCAACGATTTCCACTCGCCGGTCTGCGGCATCTCCAACAGCGACTACACGGGCAGCATCGACAACGTCCAGAACTGCGAGCTCTCCGGCCTGCAGGACCTGAACACCAGCACCAGCTACGTGCGCGGCAAGATCGCCGACTATCTGGTCGACCTCGCTAACATCGGCGTCGCCGGCTTCCGCGTCGACGCCGCAAAGCACATGAGTCCCACCGACCTCGGTGCGATCATCGACAACGTCAATGCGCGCGTCGGTACCAACAAGCCCTTCTGGTTCCTGGAGGTGATCGGGGCCAGCGGCGAAGTGGTGCAACCCAGCCAGTACTTCGGGCTGGCTGGCGGTGCGGCGACGGTGACGGAGTTCGCCTTCGGGCCCAAGCTCTATGACAAGTTCGCCGGCGGCGGCAAGCTCGCGGATCTCAAGACCTTCGGCGAAAGCTGGGGCCTGATGGGCAGCAGCAAGGCGATCGCCTTCGTGGACAACCACGACAAGCAGCGCAACCACGGCGGTGGTGGTAACTACATCACCTATCACTCCGGTAGCACCTACGACCTGGCCAACGTCTTCATGCTGGCCTGGCCCTACGGCTACCCGGCGCTGATGTCGAGCTACGCCTTCAACCGCAGCAGCACGTTCGACACCAGCTACGGCCCGCCCTTCAACAGCGACGGTTCGACCAAGGGCCCCTGGGATGGTGGCGTGACGAGCCCGGCCTGCTTCAACCAATCGGTTGGCGGCTGGGTGTGCGAACACCGCTGGCGTTCCATCGGCAACATGGTGAGCTTCCGCAACGCCACGGTGGCCAACTGGACGGTCACCGACTGGTGGGACAACGGCAACAACCAGGTCGCCTTCGGTCGTGGCAACAAGGGCTTCGTCGCCATCAACAAGGAAGGCACGGCGCTCACCCGTACTTTCAAGACCAGCCTACCCGCCGCGAAGTACTGCGACGTGATCAGCGGTGACTACGACGCGACGGCCAAGACCTGTAGTGGCACCGTGGTCACGGTCGACGCGAGCGGCAACGTGACGATGACCGTGCCGGCCAACGGCGCGGCCGCGATTCATGTCGACGCGGTGGTCGGTACCACGCCGCCGCCGGCAGGTGCGAGCCTGACGGTGCGCGCGCAGGGCGTGACCCTGGGCAGTGGCGAGAGCGTCTATGTCGTGGGTGATGCCGCCGCGCTGGGCGCCTGGAGCCCGTGCAGTGCGACCAAGCTGAGCGCGGGTAACGGCGAATACTCGGCCACGCTGAGCGTGCCGGCCTCGACCGCAGTGCAGTACAAGTTCATCAAGTACAGCAACTGCAACAGCGCGAGCTGGGAGGCGGGCAACAACCGCAGCACCACGACGGCCGCCACCGGCGGGAGCAGCAGCGTGTGCGGCGTGTTCGGCAGCACCGCGGCCTGCACCACGACGGGTACTACGGCCAATGTGAACTTCACCGTGCAGGGCGCAGCACCGGCCTCGGGCCAGGTGGTCTACGTCACGGGCAACGTCGCGGCCCTGGGCAACTGGGCCCCGTGCAGCGCCGTACCGCTGACGGTGGGCAGCGATGGCAGCTACAGCGCCAGCGTCGCACTGCCGGCAGCTACCGCCGTGCAGTACAAGTTCCTGAAGTTCAGCAGCTGCAGTAGTCCGAGCTGGGAAGCCGGCAACAACCGCGCGGTCACGACACCGGCGGCCGGCGGTTCGGCTGCCGTGTGCGGCGTGTTCGGCAGCACTGCGGGTTGCAGCACCGGTGGTACCACGGCGAGCGTGACCTTCAACGTCTCGGCCAGCGTGGTTTCGGGCCAGTCGGTCTATGTGTTGGGCAGCATCCCGGCACTGGCCAGCTGGAACACCGCCAACGCCCTCGCGCTGGCCAGCACTGGCACCAGCAACTGGTCCAAGACCTTGGAGCTGCCGCCTTCGACGAGCTTCGAGTACAAGTACATCAAGAAGGACTCGGCGGGTAACGTCACCTGGGAATCGGGTAGCAACCGCGTCGTCACCAGCGCCGCCGCAGGCGTGGCGCAGACGCTGAACGACAGCTGGAAGTAA
- the dtd gene encoding D-aminoacyl-tRNA deacylase: MIGLIQRVREARVEVAGAQVSEVVGAIGPGLLALVGVRPEDDEKSAEKLLQRMLGYRVFADEAGRMNRSLADTGGGLLLVPQFTLAADTRNGTRASFTSAAAPALASQLFEHLVARALALHPTVATGRFGADMAVSLVNDGPVTFWLES, encoded by the coding sequence ATGATTGGTTTGATCCAGCGCGTGCGCGAAGCGCGCGTCGAAGTGGCCGGTGCGCAGGTCAGTGAGGTCGTCGGTGCGATTGGCCCCGGTCTGCTCGCTCTCGTCGGCGTGCGCCCTGAGGATGATGAGAAGAGTGCCGAGAAACTGCTGCAGCGGATGCTCGGCTATCGCGTCTTCGCTGATGAGGCTGGCCGCATGAACCGCTCGCTCGCCGACACCGGCGGCGGGCTACTGCTGGTCCCGCAATTCACCCTGGCCGCCGACACCCGCAACGGCACCCGCGCGAGCTTTACCTCGGCCGCAGCACCGGCACTGGCGAGCCAGCTTTTCGAGCATCTGGTCGCGCGTGCGCTCGCGCTGCACCCGACGGTGGCCACCGGACGTTTCGGCGCGGACATGGCCGTCAGCCTCGTCAACGACGGCCCGGTTACGTTCTGGCTGGAGAGCTGA
- a CDS encoding glycoside hydrolase family 48 protein: MKRKTLLRAVRCAGARTLARQALSGAIALSAVTGGFAVLNLGTAARAQAADVNNEYTQRFLTQYNKIKDPANGYFSAEGVPYHSVETLLVEAPDYGHETTSEAYSFWLWLEAQYGRATGDWAPLNAAWANMEKYIIPATRDQPTNSFYNATKPATYAGEFPLPSGYPAPLQTSVPVGQDPIAAELATAYGTKDVYGMHWLLDVDNWYGYGWCGDGTTRPAYINTFQRGAQESVWETIPHPSCDMFKWGRTGGKEGFLSLFTGDSTYAKQWRYTDAPDADARAVQAIYWASVWAAEQGKSADVAGLVKKASKMGDYLRYAMFDKYFKKIGNCVGASACPGGTGQADANGYRDNQHYLMSWYYAWGGAADPAAGWAWRIGSSHNHFGYQNPLAAWALATLPDFKPASPSGAGDWAKSLKRQLELYRWLQSADGGIAGGATNSYGGNHLQPPAGTPTFYGMFYDEAPVYHDPASNTWFGFQAWSMQRVAEYYYVTGDASAKALLAKWVAWAAANTTLKSDGTYQIPNTLKWSGAPDTWDASTPGANANLRVTVTDFTTDVGVAAAFARTLTYYAAKANDSAARTLARELLDRMWAKYQDTKGVAVPETRGDYLRFDDTYNATTGEGIYVPSGWTGVNAQGGVIDANTTFLSLRPKYKDDPGFAKLDAYLKGGAAPTWTYHRFWAQSDIAMAMADYGRLLGGPSTPSIVATPAGITVKEGSSASFSVKLSDKPAANVTVAVARAAGSDTDLSTATTALVFTPTNYDTAQTVVVAAAQDADQTNGAATFGLSASGYTAANVIATEQDDDVVVPVTLEVSATSIAVPEGASASFQVRLAAAPSGAVSLSATRTAGDTDLSVTSGGTLAFTTANWNTWQTVTIAAAQDADSTNGTATISITGANVTTRTVAASEVDDDVVVANGCSVLFDTGNDWGSGQVPRIVLSNTGTAAISGWSLTVTENNDFSITNSWSGTFARNGRVITITPAPWNGTISPNSNTELGMQLVYSGAKPVPSSVVWGGRTCDIVIR, from the coding sequence ATGAAACGCAAGACCCTGCTGCGTGCCGTCCGCTGCGCCGGCGCACGCACGCTCGCCCGGCAAGCCCTGAGCGGCGCCATCGCCCTCTCCGCCGTGACCGGCGGCTTCGCCGTGCTCAACCTGGGCACCGCCGCCCGTGCCCAGGCCGCCGATGTGAACAACGAATACACCCAGCGCTTCCTGACCCAGTACAACAAGATCAAGGACCCGGCCAACGGTTACTTCAGCGCGGAAGGCGTGCCCTACCACTCGGTCGAGACCCTGCTGGTCGAAGCGCCCGACTACGGCCACGAAACCACCTCCGAGGCCTACAGTTTCTGGCTCTGGCTCGAAGCCCAGTACGGCCGCGCGACCGGCGACTGGGCACCGCTCAACGCGGCCTGGGCCAACATGGAGAAGTACATCATCCCGGCGACCAGGGACCAGCCGACCAACAGCTTCTACAACGCCACCAAGCCGGCCACCTATGCGGGTGAGTTTCCCCTGCCCAGCGGCTATCCGGCGCCCTTGCAGACCTCCGTACCCGTGGGCCAGGACCCGATCGCGGCCGAACTCGCGACGGCCTACGGCACCAAGGATGTCTATGGCATGCACTGGCTGCTCGACGTGGACAACTGGTACGGCTACGGCTGGTGCGGCGACGGCACGACCAGGCCCGCCTACATCAACACCTTCCAGCGGGGCGCGCAGGAATCCGTGTGGGAGACGATCCCGCATCCGTCCTGCGACATGTTCAAGTGGGGCCGCACCGGCGGCAAGGAAGGCTTCCTGAGCCTCTTCACCGGCGACTCGACCTACGCCAAGCAGTGGCGCTACACCGATGCGCCGGATGCCGACGCGCGCGCCGTGCAGGCGATCTACTGGGCCTCGGTCTGGGCCGCCGAACAGGGCAAGAGCGCGGACGTCGCGGGCCTGGTGAAGAAGGCGTCCAAGATGGGCGACTACCTGCGCTACGCGATGTTCGACAAGTACTTCAAGAAGATCGGCAACTGCGTGGGCGCGAGCGCCTGCCCCGGCGGCACCGGCCAGGCCGACGCCAACGGCTATCGCGACAACCAGCACTACCTGATGTCCTGGTACTACGCCTGGGGCGGCGCGGCCGACCCCGCCGCCGGCTGGGCCTGGCGCATCGGCTCCTCGCACAACCACTTCGGCTACCAGAACCCGCTCGCCGCCTGGGCGCTTGCCACCTTGCCCGACTTCAAGCCCGCCTCGCCCTCCGGCGCGGGCGACTGGGCCAAGAGCCTCAAGCGCCAGCTCGAGCTGTACCGCTGGCTGCAGTCGGCCGACGGCGGCATCGCGGGCGGTGCGACCAACAGCTACGGCGGCAATCACCTGCAACCGCCCGCGGGCACGCCGACCTTCTACGGCATGTTCTACGACGAGGCGCCGGTCTATCACGACCCGGCCTCCAACACCTGGTTCGGCTTCCAGGCCTGGTCGATGCAACGCGTGGCCGAGTACTACTACGTCACCGGCGACGCCAGCGCCAAGGCCCTGCTCGCCAAGTGGGTCGCCTGGGCTGCCGCCAACACCACCCTGAAGTCCGACGGCACCTACCAGATCCCCAACACGCTCAAGTGGAGCGGGGCGCCGGACACCTGGGACGCGAGCACGCCAGGGGCCAATGCGAACCTGCGGGTCACCGTCACCGACTTCACCACCGACGTCGGTGTCGCCGCGGCCTTCGCCCGCACCCTCACCTACTACGCGGCCAAGGCCAACGACTCGGCTGCGCGCACGCTGGCGCGCGAGCTGCTCGACCGCATGTGGGCCAAGTACCAGGACACCAAGGGCGTGGCGGTGCCGGAAACCCGCGGCGACTACCTGCGCTTTGACGACACCTACAACGCCACCACCGGCGAAGGCATCTACGTGCCCTCAGGATGGACGGGCGTCAACGCGCAAGGGGGCGTGATCGATGCCAACACCACCTTCCTCAGCCTGCGCCCCAAGTACAAGGATGACCCGGGCTTCGCCAAGCTCGATGCCTACCTCAAGGGCGGCGCGGCGCCCACCTGGACCTACCACCGCTTCTGGGCCCAGTCGGACATCGCGATGGCCATGGCCGACTACGGCCGCCTGCTGGGCGGGCCGAGCACGCCGTCCATCGTCGCCACGCCGGCCGGCATCACGGTCAAGGAAGGCAGCAGCGCGAGCTTCTCGGTCAAGCTCTCGGACAAGCCCGCGGCCAACGTCACGGTGGCGGTCGCACGCGCGGCCGGCAGCGACACGGATCTCTCCACCGCGACCACCGCGCTGGTCTTCACGCCGACCAACTACGACACCGCGCAGACCGTGGTCGTCGCCGCCGCGCAGGATGCGGACCAGACCAACGGTGCGGCCACCTTCGGGCTCTCCGCCAGCGGCTACACCGCGGCCAACGTGATCGCGACCGAGCAGGACGATGACGTCGTGGTGCCGGTCACGCTGGAAGTTTCGGCTACTTCGATCGCAGTACCCGAAGGCGCGAGCGCGAGCTTCCAGGTCCGTCTCGCCGCCGCGCCCTCGGGTGCGGTCAGCCTGAGTGCCACGCGTACGGCGGGTGACACCGATCTGTCGGTGACTTCCGGCGGGACGCTCGCCTTCACCACGGCCAACTGGAACACCTGGCAGACGGTGACGATTGCCGCGGCCCAGGACGCCGACAGCACCAACGGCACGGCGACGATCAGTATCACCGGCGCCAACGTGACGACACGCACCGTGGCCGCCAGCGAGGTCGATGACGACGTGGTGGTGGCCAATGGTTGCTCGGTGCTCTTCGACACCGGCAACGACTGGGGCTCGGGTCAGGTACCGCGCATCGTGCTGAGCAACACCGGCACGGCTGCGATCAGTGGCTGGAGCCTCACCGTCACGGAGAACAACGACTTTTCCATCACCAACTCCTGGAGCGGCACCTTCGCCAGGAACGGGCGTGTCATCACGATCACGCCGGCGCCCTGGAACGGCACGATCTCGCCCAACAGCAACACCGAGCTCGGCATGCAACTGGTCTACAGCGGTGCGAAGCCGGTGCCGAGCAGCGTGGTGTGGGGAGGTCGCACCTGCGACATCGTGATCCGCTGA
- a CDS encoding uracil-xanthine permease family protein, which yields MTQAVEPIWRQAISGAQILFVAFGATVLVPLLTGLNPSLALLGAGVGTLIFQACTRREVPIYLGSSFAFIAPVIYSVQTWGMPATLGALACASLFYYVAAALVKWRGVGLIHHLLPPVVIGPVVMVIGLGLAQVAVSMAMGRAGDKQILPPNEALAVAGIALLATMLTAIRARGLLKLVPILVGVGVGYVAAAALGMVDFGRVTSAAWLAIPEFGHPEFNPAAILFMIPVAIAPIVEHVGGILAIGSVVGKDYTESPGLHRTLLGDGLAVSVAGLFGGPPVTTYGEVTGAVMLTRNYNPVVMTWAAGFAIAMAFVGKFGALLASIPMPVMGGIMMLLFGSIAGIGLKTLMDARVDILNPRNLCIISVTLVSGIGGLGVHLGGFSLQGISLCGVLAVLLNLLLPQPRGAEARADVSDTQV from the coding sequence ATGACCCAAGCCGTTGAGCCGATCTGGCGCCAGGCGATTTCCGGCGCCCAGATCCTTTTCGTCGCCTTCGGCGCCACCGTACTGGTGCCGCTGCTGACCGGGCTGAACCCCAGCCTCGCCCTGCTGGGGGCCGGCGTTGGCACCCTGATTTTCCAGGCCTGTACCCGCCGCGAGGTGCCGATCTACCTCGGATCGAGCTTCGCCTTCATCGCGCCGGTGATCTACTCGGTGCAGACCTGGGGCATGCCGGCCACCCTGGGCGCGCTCGCCTGCGCGAGCCTGTTCTACTACGTGGCGGCGGCGCTGGTGAAATGGCGCGGCGTCGGCCTGATCCACCACCTGCTGCCGCCGGTGGTGATCGGCCCGGTCGTGATGGTGATCGGCCTGGGCCTCGCGCAGGTCGCGGTCAGCATGGCCATGGGCCGCGCCGGCGACAAGCAGATCCTCCCGCCTAACGAGGCACTCGCGGTTGCCGGCATCGCACTGCTGGCCACCATGCTCACCGCGATCCGTGCGCGCGGCCTGCTCAAGCTCGTACCGATCCTGGTCGGTGTCGGCGTGGGTTACGTTGCGGCGGCGGCGCTGGGCATGGTGGATTTTGGCCGCGTCACCTCGGCGGCTTGGCTGGCGATCCCGGAGTTCGGCCATCCGGAGTTCAACCCCGCGGCCATCCTCTTCATGATCCCGGTCGCGATCGCGCCGATCGTCGAGCACGTGGGCGGCATCCTTGCGATTGGCTCGGTGGTGGGCAAGGACTACACCGAGAGCCCCGGTCTGCATCGCACCTTGTTGGGCGACGGGCTCGCGGTGAGCGTGGCGGGCCTCTTCGGCGGCCCTCCGGTCACCACCTACGGCGAGGTCACCGGCGCGGTGATGCTCACCCGCAACTACAACCCGGTGGTGATGACCTGGGCGGCGGGTTTCGCGATCGCGATGGCCTTCGTCGGCAAGTTTGGCGCCTTGCTGGCGTCGATCCCGATGCCGGTGATGGGCGGGATCATGATGCTGCTCTTCGGCTCGATCGCCGGCATCGGCCTGAAGACGCTGATGGACGCGCGGGTCGACATCCTCAACCCGCGCAACCTCTGCATCATCTCGGTGACGCTCGTCTCGGGCATCGGCGGCCTGGGCGTGCATCTGGGGGGCTTCAGCCTGCAAGGCATCAGCCTGTGCGGCGTGCTGGCCGTGCTGCTCAACCTCCTGCTGCCGCAACCGCGCGGCGCCGAGGCACGCGCCGACGTGTCCGACACGCAGGTCTAG
- a CDS encoding LemA family protein produces MKYLKLSRLLLVAALVTQLGACGYGDLHRASADVDRAWLDVRHAYEADTRVAADALEVAQREPGMDHTAMDAANLAYLRANATPLDLKLAGDPQAFDQFKRTRAELTGALHRLLAEAKKHPALQGKAAIAALERNLREQDSQSQARVRYSESVTRYNTLLSQFPERVTGKLLGFDPRPQFVRTAEGVS; encoded by the coding sequence ATGAAGTACTTGAAGCTCTCACGCCTTTTGCTCGTCGCGGCCCTGGTCACGCAACTGGGGGCCTGCGGCTATGGCGATCTCCACCGGGCCTCCGCCGATGTCGATCGGGCCTGGCTCGATGTCAGACACGCTTACGAAGCCGACACCCGGGTCGCTGCGGACGCGCTGGAAGTCGCGCAGCGCGAACCGGGGATGGACCACACCGCGATGGATGCCGCGAACCTCGCCTACCTGCGCGCCAATGCCACACCGCTGGACTTGAAGCTCGCGGGCGACCCGCAGGCCTTCGACCAGTTCAAGCGCACGCGCGCCGAACTTACCGGCGCGCTGCACCGCCTGCTCGCCGAGGCGAAGAAGCATCCCGCACTCCAGGGCAAGGCGGCGATTGCTGCGCTGGAACGCAATCTGCGCGAACAGGATTCGCAAAGTCAGGCGCGTGTGCGCTACAGCGAGAGCGTGACGCGCTACAACACCCTGCTCTCGCAGTTCCCGGAGCGAGTGACTGGAAAGCTGCTGGGCTTCGATCCGCGGCCGCAGTTCGTGCGGACCGCGGAAGGTGTGTCCTGA
- a CDS encoding DUF5668 domain-containing protein: MSNRIGPIILIIVGSLFLLNNLGLFNLRSLFHYFGTWWPLILIVVGVAGLIGRKK, encoded by the coding sequence ATGTCCAACCGCATCGGGCCGATCATCCTGATCATCGTTGGCAGTTTGTTCCTGCTCAACAACCTGGGCCTGTTCAATCTGAGAAGCTTGTTCCACTACTTCGGCACCTGGTGGCCGCTGATTCTGATTGTTGTCGGCGTGGCCGGCCTGATCGGGCGCAAGAAGTAG
- a CDS encoding gamma carbonic anhydrase family protein, which produces MSIFALEDRVPELGDNVWVADNATVIGDVRLGANASVWFGATLRGDHDPIVIGANTNIQDGAILHTDDGVPLTLADNVTVGHMVMLHGCTVGEGSLIGINAVILNRAVIGKHCLIGANTLIPEGKVIPDRVLVVGTPGRIIRELTDAEVAGLYKSAESYVRNAARYRAGLRRIG; this is translated from the coding sequence ATGAGCATCTTTGCGCTGGAAGACCGTGTGCCCGAGCTGGGCGACAATGTTTGGGTGGCCGATAACGCCACCGTGATCGGGGACGTGAGACTGGGGGCGAACGCCAGCGTTTGGTTCGGCGCGACCCTGCGCGGTGACCACGACCCGATCGTGATCGGCGCCAACACCAACATCCAGGACGGCGCGATCCTGCACACCGACGACGGCGTGCCGCTCACGCTGGCGGACAACGTGACCGTCGGCCACATGGTGATGCTGCACGGCTGCACGGTGGGCGAAGGCTCGCTCATCGGCATCAACGCGGTGATCCTCAACCGCGCGGTGATCGGCAAGCACTGCCTGATCGGCGCCAACACCCTGATCCCCGAAGGCAAGGTGATTCCCGACCGCGTGCTCGTGGTGGGTACGCCGGGCCGCATCATCCGCGAGCTGACCGATGCGGAAGTCGCGGGCCTCTACAAGAGCGCGGAATCCTACGTGCGCAACGCGGCGCGCTACCGCGCTGGCCTGCGCCGGATCGGCTGA
- a CDS encoding SIMPL domain-containing protein (The SIMPL domain is named for its presence in mouse protein SIMPL (signalling molecule that associates with mouse pelle-like kinase). Bacterial member BP26, from Brucella, was shown to assemble into a channel-like structure, while YggE from E. coli has been associated with resistance to oxidative stress.), giving the protein MIRRTVLLPFAALVLACANSAMAADADKNTTTIELSAEANRSAPNDLARATVFLEGNDAKLPELSKRINQAMSSAIALAKPYTAVKTQSGGTNTWADYGRNGGKIEGWRMRSELVLETRDTAALSELIGKLQGSGLALGQIAFLPAPETRKKAEDDTVVDAIAAFRARADVAAGALGRKYRIRQLTVSTQGGTRPPMYRMAKPAVAMSSDAVPPSPIETGESQITVNVNGQIELQ; this is encoded by the coding sequence ATGATCCGACGCACAGTCCTCCTTCCTTTCGCCGCCCTGGTACTGGCCTGCGCCAACAGCGCGATGGCTGCCGACGCCGACAAGAACACCACGACGATAGAGCTCTCCGCCGAAGCCAACCGCAGCGCCCCCAACGACCTGGCGCGCGCCACGGTCTTCCTCGAGGGTAACGACGCGAAGCTGCCCGAGCTCTCCAAGCGCATCAACCAGGCGATGAGCAGCGCGATCGCACTCGCCAAGCCCTACACGGCGGTCAAGACGCAAAGTGGCGGCACCAACACCTGGGCCGACTACGGACGCAACGGCGGCAAGATCGAGGGCTGGCGCATGCGCTCCGAACTGGTGCTGGAGACGCGCGATACGGCTGCGCTGTCGGAGCTCATCGGCAAGCTGCAAGGCAGCGGACTCGCACTGGGCCAGATCGCCTTCCTGCCGGCACCGGAGACCCGCAAGAAAGCGGAAGACGACACCGTGGTCGACGCGATCGCGGCCTTCCGAGCCCGCGCCGACGTGGCCGCCGGTGCGCTCGGTCGCAAATACCGGATCCGTCAGCTCACGGTGAGCACCCAGGGTGGAACCCGGCCACCGATGTACCGGATGGCCAAGCCGGCGGTCGCGATGTCCTCGGATGCCGTGCCGCCTTCCCCGATCGAAACCGGCGAGAGCCAGATCACCGTCAACGTGAATGGACAGATCGAGTTGCAATGA